GCATGGGCAGCGACGGGAGCAGGGAGTTGCTGCGAACCGAATTGCGGCATGCGCGGGGACGGTTCGGCATCGGCCTGGTGGACTGGGTGATGCGCGGCGAGGCGGGTCTGCTGGAGGATGCGCTGGCCGCGCGGCCCGCCCTGTTGTCGGTCAGCTTCGGCACCGACTGGTCGTGGATCGGCAAGGCACACGACGCCGGAATCGCCACCGTCACACAGGTTTACGACGGTCTGGGGGCCCGCCGGGCGGCCGACGCCGGCATCGACATTCTGGTCGCGCGCGGGTCCGAGGGCGGCGGGCATGGGGAGGCGAGGCTTGGGACGCTGCCGTTGCTCGACGACGTGCTGGCCGCCGTGGACGACGCCGCCGTGCCGGTGCTCGCCGGCGGCGGCATCGCCTCGCCGCGAAGCCTGGCCGCCGTGCTGGCCGCCGGCGCGAGCGGGGCGTGGGTGGGCACCCGGCTGGCGGCGTGTCCAGAGGCGCTGACCGGCGACGGCGGCCGCCGCGCCCTGGTCGCGGCCCGGGCCACCGACACCGCCGTCACCCGGGTCTTCGACGTCGCCAAGGGCCTGGCCGGCGCGGTTCCCGTCGCGCGTGTTGGCCAACGACTTCGTCGCGCGCTGGGCGGGCAACGAGGACGCACTCGATCCCTCGGCCCGCGACGAACTGGCGACGGCGACCGCCGCCGACGACCGCCGGATCGCGCCCGTGGACGCCGGCCAGGGCGTCGGGATGATCGGCGACGACGCGCCGGTGGGCGAGGTCATCGAGCGGATGTGTGCGGGCGCCGAGCGGTTGCTGGCCGGCTGGGCGTTCTGAGGGCCTTGAGCCGCGGCGTCACACCGCGCGCAGGTAGCGCCTGGCGATGACGCGCTGGCCCAGCGGCACCAGCGGCCCACCGGCCCTGCTCCACCAGGTCGCGGGCCGGGAGAACGCCGACACCTCCGCAAAGACCGCCGAGGTGGTCGGGTCGTGGCGTACGACGAAGCGTTCCTCGCCGGACTCCGGATGACCCGGCAGGGTGCCGTAGGCGAACCCGCGGATATCCGGTTCGTCGATGACGTACACCACGCGGCACGGCGCGGGCAGGAAGCCCATTTTCACCAGCACGACGGTGGCGACTTCCGCGACCTCCGAGCTGGCCCACACCCGCAGGCCGGCGCCGCGCTGCATGCCCCAGCGCATGACGGCGTCGGCGGCTTGCTCGAAACGCTGTCGGCCCGTGCCGATCTGGGTCTCCAGCTGAAGGTGGCCATATCCCGCGGGCAGCTGACCGGCCGCCGTCGCACCCACCTCCGGGTAGGTCAGCGGAAGTTCCTCGAGCGCTGCTAGGTCCACCCGCCCCAGCTTGCCACGCCGAGATGCGCGGCCGCGTTTCCGGCGTACGGTCTACAGATGTGGCCAAAGCGATAGCCCAAGCATCCGGAACGTTCACCCTCGGCGGCGACCTGACCGTCAACCGACTCGGTTTCGGCGCCATGCGCATAACCGGCAAGGGCGTGTGGGGCCCGCCCGCCGACCGCGACGAATGCGTCCGGGTCCTGCGGCGCGCCGTCGAACTCGGCGTGAACTTCATCGACACCGCGGACTCCTACGGCCCCTACGTGTCCGAGGAGATCATCCACGAGGCGCTGCACCCCTATGACGGCGTGGTGATCGCGACCAAGGCGGGGCTGCTGCGCACCGGCCCGGACGTCTGGATCCCGCTGGGCAACCCCAGCTACCTGCGCCAGGAGTGCGAGATGAGCCTGCGCCGCCTCGGCGTCGACACGATCGACCTCTTCCAGCTGCACCGCATCGACCGCAACTTCCCGCTGGCCGACCAGGTCGGCGAGCTGCTCGCCCTGAAGAACGAGGGCAAGATCCGCCACATCGGCCTGTCCGAGATCGACGTCGACCAGCTCGACGCGGCCCAGCGGATCACCGAGATCGTGTCGGTGCAGAACATGTACAACCTGTCGTCGCGGGCGGCCGAACCGCTGCTGGACGCCGCGACCAGCCGGGGCATCGGCTTCATTCCGTGGTTCCCGCTGGCCGCCGGGCCGCTGGCCGCCCCGGACGGCCCGCTGCAGCGCATCGCCGCCGAACACGACGCGACGCCGTCGCAACTGGCGCTGGCCTGGCTGCTGAAGCGTTCGCCGGTGATGCTGCCGATCCCGGGCACCTCCAGCGTCGCGCATTTGGAGGAGAACGTCGCGGCCGCCGAGATCACCCTGACCGACGAGGAGTTCGAGACTTTGGCGGCCGCCGGAGCGCAGACGACCGTGTAGTCGCTGGAGCGCCGCGAAACTGTATTCCACGACGCGTTTCGCGAGTGAACCCGTCGGTAGTTGCAGTCTCGCGGGCTGGATGCGGGCTGGATACGGTGTCCTGGTGGCGGACAATCAGCGACACCCCGGCGGCGGATTCAACCCGCCCGAGCCGACGACCAAGGGCGGGCCCGACTACGGGCGCTTCGTCGACGCCGTGCGCAAGCTGCAAGATCACGCTCGCGCCGTCGACGCGCCCGACGAGGTGATCACCGAGGCCGCCGACCTGCTGGAGAAGGTGTCGCTGCTACTGAGCCCGTTCGACGCCGACGAGTGGGAGTCGCCGTCCGGGCGGCGGATGGACCTGCCCATGCGCGGCAACATCCTGACGGTGCCGATGTCGGCGAGCAAGGGCGACGACGGCCGGATCCACGGCACGGCGCGCTTCGCCCGGTTTCACTTGGGCCGCAACGGCGCCGTGCACGGCGGGGCGCTGGGGATGCTGTTCGACACCGTGCTCGGGTTGACGTCCGCGGTCCTCACCGGCGGCCCCTACCAGCGCACCGCCTACCTGAAGATCGACTACCGCAACATCGTGCCGGTCGAAAAGGAATTGCGGTTCGACGCGGGAGTC
The nucleotide sequence above comes from Mycobacterium malmoense. Encoded proteins:
- a CDS encoding DUF1990 family protein, which encodes MDLAALEELPLTYPEVGATAAGQLPAGYGHLQLETQIGTGRQRFEQAADAVMRWGMQRGAGLRVWASSEVAEVATVVLVKMGFLPAPCRVVYVIDEPDIRGFAYGTLPGHPESGEERFVVRHDPTTSAVFAEVSAFSRPATWWSRAGGPLVPLGQRVIARRYLRAV
- a CDS encoding aldo/keto reductase, with amino-acid sequence MAQASGTFTLGGDLTVNRLGFGAMRITGKGVWGPPADRDECVRVLRRAVELGVNFIDTADSYGPYVSEEIIHEALHPYDGVVIATKAGLLRTGPDVWIPLGNPSYLRQECEMSLRRLGVDTIDLFQLHRIDRNFPLADQVGELLALKNEGKIRHIGLSEIDVDQLDAAQRITEIVSVQNMYNLSSRAAEPLLDAATSRGIGFIPWFPLAAGPLAAPDGPLQRIAAEHDATPSQLALAWLLKRSPVMLPIPGTSSVAHLEENVAAAEITLTDEEFETLAAAGAQTTV
- a CDS encoding PaaI family thioesterase, which codes for MRAGYGVLVADNQRHPGGGFNPPEPTTKGGPDYGRFVDAVRKLQDHARAVDAPDEVITEAADLLEKVSLLLSPFDADEWESPSGRRMDLPMRGNILTVPMSASKGDDGRIHGTARFARFHLGRNGAVHGGALGMLFDTVLGLTSAVLTGGPYQRTAYLKIDYRNIVPVEKELRFDAGVDKVDGRKIFVSGRLSDGDTLLTEADALFVRLKPGQP